One Calditrichota bacterium genomic region harbors:
- a CDS encoding STAS domain-containing protein gives MEGIQVSVSKTGPQNSVSVIKVGGYIDTTTSAELERALDHLLRAGNYNIVVDLGNVDYISSAGWGIFISEIKGIREKNGDLKLANMIPDVYEVFELLEFHYILKAFDSIEEAVRDFNKDSLGKSVAEFQADSSTNESLPEESQAQIPNEGVSDISSAQTTVSKKSLQEKIRQAVMDKPDASLLEIKNDLNTEKYGFTKIGMFRLWKELGKLGLGSKKKRIAFFKKHAF, from the coding sequence ATGGAAGGAATCCAGGTATCGGTATCCAAAACAGGCCCTCAAAACAGCGTATCCGTTATAAAAGTAGGGGGCTATATTGATACAACGACTTCTGCTGAATTAGAACGTGCTCTCGATCACCTATTGCGGGCGGGGAATTACAATATCGTGGTTGACCTGGGTAATGTGGACTACATCAGTAGTGCCGGCTGGGGTATTTTTATCAGTGAAATCAAGGGCATTCGGGAGAAAAACGGAGACCTCAAACTGGCAAATATGATTCCGGATGTTTATGAAGTTTTTGAACTTTTGGAGTTTCACTATATTCTAAAAGCATTTGATTCCATTGAAGAAGCCGTTCGTGACTTTAACAAAGATTCCCTGGGAAAAAGCGTTGCTGAATTTCAAGCAGATTCATCGACAAATGAATCCCTGCCGGAAGAAAGTCAGGCACAAATCCCCAATGAGGGCGTTTCCGATATTTCATCGGCTCAGACGACGGTTTCAAAAAAGAGCCTTCAGGAGAAAATTCGCCAGGCGGTTATGGACAAGCCGGATGCCAGTCTTCTGGAAATAAAAAATGATTTAAATACTGAAAAATATGGTTTTACCAAAATCGGAATGTTCCGTCTCTGGAAGGAATTGGGGAAGTTGGGTCTGGGTTCAAAGAAAAAAAGAATCGCCTTTTTCAAAAAGCATGCATTTTAG
- the icd gene encoding isocitrate dehydrogenase (NADP(+)) has protein sequence MSYKHVKVPDRGEKITVIDGKVSVPDNPIIPFIEGDGTGPDIWRAAKMVLDASVEKAYGGKRKIEWMEVYAGEKAHDLYNEWLPEETVKAISEYIIAIKGPLTTPVGGGFRSLNVTLRKVLDLYACVRPVKYYQGVPSPVKHPEKMDVIIYRENTEDVYSGIEWREGTDEALEVIKFLEDKMGVKVRKDSGVGIKPISEYGSKRLVRKAIQFALESGRESVTLMHKGNIMKYTEGAFKDWGYEVAKEEFGDKTISEAELWDKYDGKMPEGKVLIKDRIADNMFQQVLTRTDEYDIIATPNLNGDYISDACAAQVGGLGMAPGANIGDYIGLFEATHGTAPKYAGLDKVNPGSLILSGVMMLQYMGWKEAGELIEKAISETIQQKRVTYDLHRQIEGATLLKCSEFGAAIVENMDKFVK, from the coding sequence ATGAGTTATAAACATGTGAAGGTTCCCGATCGCGGTGAAAAGATTACAGTTATAGACGGAAAAGTATCCGTTCCCGACAATCCGATTATTCCGTTTATTGAAGGGGATGGAACCGGCCCGGATATTTGGCGGGCGGCAAAAATGGTTCTGGATGCCAGTGTTGAAAAGGCTTACGGCGGAAAGCGGAAGATTGAGTGGATGGAGGTGTATGCGGGTGAAAAGGCGCATGATCTGTACAACGAGTGGCTTCCGGAAGAAACCGTAAAAGCCATTTCGGAGTATATTATTGCCATCAAGGGGCCGTTAACAACGCCTGTTGGAGGGGGATTTAGAAGTCTGAATGTAACGCTCCGCAAGGTGTTGGATCTGTATGCCTGTGTGCGCCCCGTGAAGTATTATCAGGGTGTACCCAGCCCCGTAAAACACCCGGAAAAAATGGATGTGATTATCTACCGAGAGAATACGGAAGATGTTTATTCGGGGATTGAATGGCGCGAGGGCACGGACGAAGCGCTGGAAGTGATTAAATTCCTTGAAGATAAAATGGGGGTAAAGGTGCGTAAAGATTCGGGGGTCGGCATCAAACCCATCAGTGAATATGGATCGAAACGTCTGGTCCGCAAAGCCATTCAGTTTGCTCTGGAAAGCGGTCGCGAAAGCGTTACGCTGATGCACAAGGGAAATATCATGAAGTACACCGAAGGCGCTTTTAAGGATTGGGGCTATGAAGTAGCCAAAGAAGAATTTGGCGACAAAACTATTTCCGAAGCTGAGCTCTGGGATAAATATGACGGTAAAATGCCCGAAGGGAAGGTTCTGATAAAGGATCGAATTGCCGACAATATGTTTCAGCAGGTTTTGACCCGAACAGACGAATACGATATTATTGCCACACCCAATCTCAATGGCGATTATATTTCGGATGCCTGCGCGGCACAAGTGGGCGGCCTTGGAATGGCTCCCGGAGCAAATATCGGCGATTATATTGGCTTATTCGAAGCAACCCATGGAACGGCCCCCAAGTATGCCGGGCTGGACAAAGTAAATCCCGGTTCACTTATACTTTCCGGGGTGATGATGCTTCAATATATGGGGTGGAAAGAAGCGGGTGAACTTATCGAAAAAGCCATCTCTGAGACGATTCAACAGAAGCGTGTTACGTATGATTTGCACCGTCAAATCGAAGGAGCCACCCTGTTGAAATGCTCTGAATTTGGTGCTGCTATTGTTGAAAATATGGATAAATTCGTAAAATAG
- a CDS encoding RDD family protein, which produces METVYPKADVSKRVIAFLIDLAVYVVVLVLLYFWLGLGDYLTGLIAGLYIVFRDGLFNGQSIGKRLMGQRVINLAADSPCSFTDSAKRNIVLYLPNLFRFVHFLGGIIGLVIVALELYFIFSNEKGLRWGDQFADTQVVDEE; this is translated from the coding sequence GTGGAAACAGTCTATCCTAAAGCAGATGTGTCCAAACGAGTCATTGCGTTTTTGATTGACCTGGCCGTTTATGTTGTGGTTTTGGTACTGCTCTATTTTTGGCTTGGTCTCGGAGACTATTTGACCGGACTTATTGCAGGTCTTTACATCGTTTTTCGGGACGGCTTGTTTAACGGTCAAAGCATCGGAAAGAGACTCATGGGCCAGCGAGTGATAAATTTGGCTGCAGACAGCCCGTGTTCTTTTACGGATTCAGCAAAACGAAATATTGTATTGTATCTTCCGAATCTTTTTCGGTTTGTTCATTTTCTGGGTGGAATTATTGGCCTGGTGATTGTTGCACTGGAGCTTTATTTTATTTTTTCAAATGAAAAAGGTCTTCGGTGGGGCGATCAATTCGCAGATACCCAGGTCGTGGATGAGGAATAA
- the obgE gene encoding GTPase ObgE, with amino-acid sequence MFVDRAKIYIKAGDGGNGIVSFRREKYVPRGGPDGGDGGKGGDVLVQVDSHLQTLLDYRYKQHFKAERGAHGQGSNKTGKSGKSLIIRVPPGTVIKDFDTGEVLADLVLPGERVIVAKGGKGGRGNARFATPTNQAPRTSEPGTPGEERTILLELKLIADVGLVGFPNAGKSTLLSRVSRATPKIADYPFTTLKPNLGYVQVGDEFSFVMADIPGLIEGASDGKGLGLQFLRHIERTKLLLFLIDSTAENIEQEYRILKDELATYSQELTVKPTLIAFSKSDLLDEELKLALPREIDGIPTHYFSSVTGEGVSDLLFKIRQELESLSVKEELKDEEGD; translated from the coding sequence ATGTTTGTTGATCGTGCCAAAATCTACATCAAGGCGGGGGACGGTGGAAACGGAATTGTCAGTTTCCGGCGGGAGAAGTACGTGCCTCGCGGCGGTCCCGATGGCGGGGACGGGGGGAAAGGCGGAGATGTTCTTGTTCAAGTGGATTCGCATTTGCAAACGCTGTTGGATTATCGTTACAAACAGCATTTTAAAGCGGAGCGGGGAGCCCACGGCCAGGGAAGTAATAAGACCGGAAAGAGCGGCAAATCCCTCATTATCCGGGTACCTCCGGGAACGGTGATCAAGGATTTTGACACGGGAGAGGTTCTGGCGGATCTGGTTCTGCCGGGTGAACGTGTAATTGTAGCAAAGGGTGGAAAGGGGGGCCGTGGAAATGCCCGCTTTGCAACGCCCACCAATCAGGCGCCGCGAACATCCGAACCGGGCACGCCCGGTGAAGAACGCACCATTCTGCTGGAACTTAAGTTGATTGCAGATGTGGGGCTGGTCGGTTTCCCGAATGCAGGGAAGTCAACACTCCTTTCCAGGGTATCCCGGGCAACGCCCAAGATTGCGGATTACCCCTTTACAACGTTGAAGCCAAATCTGGGTTATGTACAGGTTGGCGATGAATTTAGCTTTGTGATGGCCGATATTCCCGGACTGATCGAAGGGGCATCGGACGGAAAGGGCCTGGGTCTGCAATTCCTGCGTCACATTGAACGAACCAAGCTGCTTTTGTTCTTGATAGATTCAACAGCTGAAAACATTGAACAAGAGTACCGAATCTTAAAGGATGAACTGGCCACCTACAGTCAGGAGCTTACGGTTAAACCCACACTCATTGCCTTTTCAAAATCAGATCTGTTGGATGAAGAATTGAAATTGGCTCTTCCCCGTGAAATTGATGGGATCCCCACCCACTATTTTTCTTCGGTCACGGGTGAGGGGGTCAGTGACCTCTTGTTTAAAATCAGACAAGAACTGGAAAGCCTTTCTGTAAAGGAAGAGTTGAAGGACGAAGAAGGTGACTGA
- the dprA gene encoding DNA-protecting protein DprA produces the protein MTDHLRGLFVLQSVPGIGNQRIRQLVSHFGSVENVFSATFSSLLKVDGVDKKLAGKILRERDPEFATRQLNQLNAHNASALTFWDRAYPEGLKQIFDPPVVLFQKGSLQPEDSVSIAVVGTRSPSSYGAQVTEKLTRELVKVGFTIVSGLARGIDTIAHRTALKADGRTIAVLGSGLDLIYPAENRRLALEIEASGAVLTEYPFGTKPDASNFPKRNRIISGLTLGTLVVEAGTKSGALITANFATEQGREVFAVPGPITSRRSAGTNHLIKEGARLVQGLDDILQELDLKLRALRKMETTANGATVPKNLSRDEQQLWELLTDEPQHIDVLSQKMGEPSSRVLSLLLTLELKDVVKQLPGAYFVRHF, from the coding sequence GTGACTGACCATTTACGGGGGCTGTTTGTGCTTCAATCCGTTCCGGGGATCGGGAACCAGCGCATCCGGCAGCTCGTGAGTCATTTTGGTTCCGTAGAAAATGTGTTTTCCGCCACGTTTTCCTCCCTCTTAAAGGTTGATGGAGTGGATAAAAAACTGGCGGGAAAGATTCTTCGGGAAAGGGATCCCGAATTTGCGACCCGCCAATTAAATCAGCTTAACGCGCACAATGCATCCGCACTCACATTTTGGGATCGCGCGTACCCTGAGGGGCTGAAGCAGATTTTTGACCCGCCCGTTGTTCTGTTTCAAAAGGGGAGCCTGCAGCCGGAGGATTCTGTTTCGATTGCGGTGGTGGGCACAAGAAGCCCTTCCAGCTACGGCGCACAGGTTACGGAAAAGCTCACCCGGGAATTGGTGAAAGTCGGTTTTACAATTGTCAGTGGTCTGGCCCGGGGAATTGACACCATTGCTCATCGAACCGCATTAAAGGCAGACGGACGAACGATTGCTGTTCTGGGGAGCGGCCTTGATTTGATTTATCCGGCGGAAAATAGACGACTGGCGCTGGAAATTGAAGCATCCGGTGCGGTTTTAACGGAGTATCCGTTTGGTACCAAGCCGGACGCATCCAATTTTCCCAAACGAAATCGAATCATCAGCGGGCTGACATTGGGAACACTTGTTGTGGAAGCGGGAACCAAAAGCGGTGCTCTGATTACGGCAAATTTTGCGACTGAACAGGGGCGGGAAGTTTTTGCGGTGCCCGGGCCCATTACCAGCAGGCGAAGCGCAGGAACAAATCATCTGATCAAGGAAGGGGCCCGGCTTGTTCAGGGACTCGATGATATTCTGCAGGAACTGGACCTGAAACTTCGGGCACTGCGAAAAATGGAAACCACGGCGAACGGGGCGACGGTTCCCAAAAATCTGTCCAGAGACGAACAACAGCTCTGGGAACTTCTGACAGATGAGCCCCAGCATATTGATGTACTTTCGCAGAAAATGGGTGAACCCTCGTCCCGGGTTTTATCCCTGTTGCTGACACTGGAACTCAAGGATGTGGTCAAACAACTGCCCGGGGCCTATTTTGTTCGACACTTCTAA
- a CDS encoding glutamate--tRNA ligase, with protein MDNSQSDIRVRFAPSPTGYLHIGGARTAIFNWLFARKTGGKFFLRIEDTDRARSSQEVVDAIFESLNWLGLNWDGEPWYQSRRFDIYRKYAEELVQKRKAYHCYCGNDESSAASEDPSEQNKCQCYLLTVKEKEELDRKGVPRAVRFWVPDGTTVVDDQVYGSMEFNNSEIENFVILRSDGIPTYHLAMVVDDHDMGITHVIRGEDHISNTPKHVLLYHALGWTPPQYAHVPLILGGDKKRLSKRHGAASVMEYAEMGILPEAMVNYLALLGWSPGNDREIFTIPELIEAFSISGISRKSAIFDPKKLEWVNSEHLKIYPTDKLLEKVLPSLLESHLITDFDAERKVPYLLDVLDLFKNRMKTTRDLAKYGRYFFKDPDRYDEKALQKYWEGRETKERLKKLKDRLASLEDFKADKIEEVTRSLASEMEVPAAKLIHPMRILLTGFSVSPGLFEMMEVLGKDTCIRRVERGLKVL; from the coding sequence ATGGATAATTCTCAATCGGATATTCGAGTTCGTTTTGCACCAAGCCCAACCGGTTATCTGCATATTGGCGGGGCGCGGACGGCAATTTTCAATTGGCTGTTTGCCCGAAAAACAGGTGGAAAATTCTTCCTTCGAATTGAGGATACAGATCGGGCCAGAAGTTCTCAGGAAGTAGTTGATGCGATCTTTGAAAGCCTAAATTGGCTGGGGCTGAATTGGGACGGTGAACCTTGGTACCAATCCCGGCGCTTTGATATTTATCGGAAATACGCGGAAGAACTTGTTCAAAAACGAAAGGCTTATCACTGCTATTGCGGAAATGATGAAAGCTCTGCCGCGTCGGAAGACCCCTCCGAACAGAATAAATGCCAGTGTTACTTGTTGACGGTAAAGGAGAAAGAAGAACTGGACCGGAAGGGGGTTCCACGGGCCGTTCGATTCTGGGTTCCCGATGGCACAACCGTCGTTGACGATCAGGTTTACGGCTCGATGGAATTTAATAATTCCGAAATTGAGAATTTTGTCATTCTGCGTTCCGATGGAATTCCAACCTACCATCTGGCGATGGTTGTGGACGATCATGATATGGGAATTACCCATGTGATTCGCGGTGAGGATCATATTTCGAATACGCCGAAACACGTTTTGCTGTATCATGCACTGGGTTGGACGCCCCCGCAATATGCGCACGTTCCGTTGATTTTGGGGGGAGATAAAAAGCGCCTCAGCAAACGCCACGGCGCTGCTTCGGTAATGGAATATGCCGAAATGGGAATCCTGCCGGAGGCCATGGTAAATTATCTCGCACTTCTGGGATGGTCGCCCGGAAACGATCGGGAAATCTTCACGATTCCTGAGCTCATTGAGGCGTTTTCAATTAGTGGTATTTCACGGAAAAGCGCCATTTTTGATCCTAAAAAACTGGAATGGGTCAACAGCGAACACCTGAAAATTTATCCGACGGATAAACTGTTGGAAAAGGTGCTGCCCTCGCTTCTGGAATCGCATCTCATTACCGATTTCGATGCGGAACGAAAAGTACCATATCTGCTTGACGTGCTGGATCTTTTTAAAAATCGAATGAAAACCACCAGGGATTTAGCCAAATATGGCCGATATTTTTTTAAGGATCCGGACAGATATGACGAAAAAGCTCTTCAGAAATATTGGGAGGGCCGGGAAACAAAAGAACGGCTGAAGAAGTTAAAGGATCGACTGGCTTCTCTGGAAGACTTTAAAGCCGACAAAATTGAAGAGGTTACACGATCGTTGGCATCGGAGATGGAAGTGCCGGCGGCAAAATTAATTCACCCGATGCGGATTTTGTTGACAGGGTTTTCGGTTAGTCCGGGGCTGTTTGAAATGATGGAGGTGTTGGGTAAAGACACTTGCATTCGGCGAGTTGAGCGGGGTTTAAAGGTGTTGTAG
- the tadA gene encoding tRNA adenosine(34) deaminase TadA, with product MMSTRDETVHTYWMGKALEEAGKAYDEGEVPVGAVVVWENRIIGRGHNQTEALQDPTAHAEILAITAAASFLSSWRLEGVSLYVTLEPCPMCAGAIVNSRIPTLVFGAFDPKRGACGSLYNIVQDERLNHRVQLISGVLAEESSDLLRQFFKELRIF from the coding sequence ATGATGAGTACCAGAGATGAAACCGTCCACACGTACTGGATGGGCAAAGCCTTGGAAGAGGCCGGAAAGGCTTATGATGAAGGGGAGGTTCCCGTAGGGGCGGTGGTTGTTTGGGAAAACCGGATCATTGGACGGGGACACAATCAAACGGAAGCGTTGCAGGATCCCACCGCTCATGCAGAAATTCTGGCGATTACAGCCGCCGCAAGCTTTTTGTCTTCATGGCGCCTTGAGGGAGTTTCGTTGTATGTCACGTTAGAACCGTGTCCCATGTGTGCAGGCGCCATTGTTAATTCAAGAATACCTACATTGGTTTTTGGGGCATTTGATCCCAAACGGGGCGCCTGTGGATCACTCTACAATATCGTACAGGATGAGCGGCTTAATCATCGGGTGCAGCTTATTTCGGGGGTGTTGGCTGAAGAATCCTCGGATTTACTTCGGCAGTTTTTTAAGGAGCTCAGAATATTCTGA
- the dnaX gene encoding DNA polymerase III subunit gamma/tau, producing the protein MAYQVLALKWRPSLFEQVVAQDHVTRTLQNAISSGRIANAYLFSGPRGVGKTTTARIFAKALNCKEGPTPTPCNTCTNCLEIAGGRSMDVIEIDGASNRGIDEIRNLRENIRYAPSNSRYKIYIVDEVHMLTTEAFNALLKTLEEPPQHVVFIFATTEPHKVPATILSRCQRFDFKRIPLQVIIDHLKFICEDEKIGIDEESLLVIAKKADGSMRDAQSLLDQIISFSGETVVIDDVLQALGVIQQDLYFEFTDIVKSQSIKKALDFIDRFIAQGYDISGFLMGLVEHLRNKLFVLSMNSTKLLEVSEASKTRYLEEKDQFSEEDLLRFIQVISETEATIKRSSNPRLKLEIMAVKLIKMDRSVTISDLVEKISKIGAGKKGALLTGESHNPPPKVPDFFGGKSAPPPSKVPPRMAQPQKAVRPVEAEGSGNQLQNEGGEETDEPSSLRVGDSAESYSAAPVTDLKEIQSRWNEILEAVKRKKMTLGFFLQEGYPIKLTGNTLEIMFDKSNGFHLNAVQKERDILTQVLADLLNQTFSLKFSRGTLDAAAPKAGASDEPARAAPVKKNGLDPKVQKILQMFDGELL; encoded by the coding sequence ATGGCCTATCAAGTTCTGGCGCTTAAGTGGCGTCCATCATTATTTGAACAGGTGGTGGCACAAGACCATGTCACCCGCACCCTCCAAAATGCAATTTCGAGCGGCCGAATTGCCAATGCCTATCTTTTCTCCGGGCCAAGAGGGGTTGGGAAAACCACAACAGCCCGTATCTTTGCCAAAGCGTTAAACTGCAAAGAGGGCCCCACACCCACACCCTGTAATACCTGCACAAATTGTTTGGAAATTGCCGGCGGGCGGAGCATGGATGTCATTGAAATTGACGGCGCCTCAAACCGGGGTATTGACGAAATTCGGAACTTGCGGGAAAATATCCGGTATGCCCCATCCAACAGCCGATACAAAATCTATATTGTTGATGAAGTCCACATGCTCACCACTGAGGCCTTTAATGCCCTTCTGAAAACCCTGGAAGAGCCTCCCCAACATGTGGTTTTTATTTTCGCAACAACCGAACCCCACAAAGTACCGGCTACCATTCTGTCGCGCTGTCAGCGTTTCGATTTCAAGCGCATTCCTCTCCAGGTGATTATTGATCATTTAAAATTCATCTGCGAAGATGAAAAAATCGGAATCGACGAAGAATCGCTTCTGGTTATCGCCAAAAAGGCAGATGGGAGTATGAGGGATGCACAAAGCCTTCTGGATCAGATTATCTCCTTTTCGGGTGAAACGGTTGTGATTGACGATGTGCTTCAGGCGCTCGGCGTTATTCAACAGGACCTGTATTTTGAATTTACGGACATTGTAAAATCCCAATCCATTAAAAAAGCGCTTGATTTTATCGATAGATTTATTGCGCAGGGCTACGACATTTCAGGCTTCTTGATGGGTTTGGTGGAACATCTTCGAAACAAGCTGTTTGTTCTGTCGATGAATTCGACGAAGCTTTTGGAGGTCTCCGAAGCCTCAAAAACCCGGTATCTGGAAGAAAAAGATCAGTTTTCCGAAGAGGACCTGCTGCGATTTATTCAAGTCATCTCCGAAACAGAAGCCACCATCAAACGAAGCTCAAATCCGCGGCTAAAGCTCGAAATCATGGCCGTGAAATTAATTAAAATGGATCGCTCCGTAACCATTTCCGATTTGGTGGAAAAGATTTCAAAAATAGGTGCGGGCAAAAAAGGCGCTTTACTGACGGGTGAATCCCACAATCCGCCTCCCAAAGTGCCGGATTTTTTTGGCGGAAAGTCTGCACCGCCGCCTTCTAAGGTTCCACCACGCATGGCTCAGCCTCAAAAAGCCGTCAGGCCCGTGGAAGCAGAGGGATCCGGAAACCAGCTTCAAAATGAAGGAGGCGAAGAAACAGATGAACCCTCGTCTTTGCGGGTGGGGGATTCGGCGGAATCGTATTCCGCGGCACCTGTAACGGACCTGAAAGAAATTCAAAGCCGGTGGAACGAAATTCTGGAGGCTGTCAAACGAAAAAAAATGACACTTGGCTTTTTTTTGCAGGAAGGATATCCGATAAAATTGACGGGAAACACTCTGGAAATTATGTTCGATAAATCGAACGGTTTTCACCTAAATGCCGTTCAAAAAGAACGGGATATTCTTACACAGGTATTGGCGGATTTACTGAATCAGACGTTTTCTTTGAAATTTAGCAGGGGAACGCTGGACGCGGCTGCTCCGAAAGCAGGGGCATCGGATGAACCGGCACGGGCTGCTCCGGTAAAAAAAAATGGTCTTGACCCGAAGGTACAAAAAATTTTACAAATGTTCGATGGTGAATTGTTGTAA
- a CDS encoding YbaB/EbfC family nucleoid-associated protein produces MAKPNLSALLGQMQKMQEQLQKAQEELETIEVEGSSGGGMVTVLANGKREIKRIQIDPEVVDPDDVEMLEDLIVAAVNQALEKAEQAANDHLNQTTGGMLSNLPGGFKIPGF; encoded by the coding sequence ATGGCAAAGCCCAATTTATCCGCTTTATTAGGGCAAATGCAAAAAATGCAGGAGCAATTGCAGAAAGCTCAGGAAGAATTAGAAACAATTGAAGTTGAGGGAAGCTCCGGCGGCGGGATGGTTACCGTTCTGGCAAACGGAAAGCGCGAAATTAAGCGAATCCAGATCGACCCGGAAGTGGTTGATCCGGACGATGTTGAAATGTTAGAGGATTTGATTGTAGCGGCTGTAAATCAGGCTCTGGAAAAGGCCGAACAGGCCGCCAATGACCATCTCAATCAAACCACAGGCGGAATGTTGTCCAATCTGCCCGGTGGTTTTAAAATTCCGGGATTTTAG
- the recR gene encoding recombination protein RecR, which yields MQFYSSESLETLISEFSKLPGIGRKSAQRLAFYLLKQSREEVAALAQALIDVKDKTRLCSVCFNITEIDPCPICRDVSRDHATICVVEEANDILAIEKTGMYRGVYHVLGGVLSPLDGIGPENLRIKELLSRLTEEVQEIILATNPDVEGEATALYLQKLIKPLGKKVTRLARGIPAGSDLEFIDELTLSRALEGRNVL from the coding sequence ATGCAGTTTTATTCGTCGGAATCGCTTGAAACCCTGATTAGTGAGTTTTCGAAATTGCCCGGGATCGGGCGCAAATCGGCCCAGCGGTTAGCCTTTTACCTGTTGAAGCAGTCCCGGGAAGAGGTTGCTGCCCTTGCACAGGCCCTGATCGACGTAAAAGACAAGACGCGGCTGTGCTCCGTCTGTTTTAATATTACGGAGATTGATCCCTGTCCGATCTGTCGGGATGTTTCCCGTGACCATGCCACTATTTGTGTGGTTGAAGAAGCGAACGACATTTTGGCGATTGAAAAAACGGGCATGTACCGGGGTGTGTATCACGTACTGGGCGGGGTGTTGTCGCCGCTGGACGGAATCGGGCCGGAAAATTTGCGAATAAAGGAACTGCTGTCGCGGCTGACGGAGGAGGTTCAGGAAATTATTCTGGCCACCAACCCGGATGTGGAAGGAGAGGCCACGGCACTTTATCTTCAAAAGCTGATCAAACCGCTCGGGAAAAAGGTGACCCGGCTGGCAAGAGGCATTCCTGCCGGGAGTGATCTTGAATTTATAGATGAACTGACGCTTTCGCGTGCCCTTGAAGGGCGAAATGTTTTGTGA
- the pgsA gene encoding CDP-diacylglycerol--glycerol-3-phosphate 3-phosphatidyltransferase, giving the protein MSLLNATPNQLSIIRIILTPFFAWTFLTDNLHWKIVSAVIFTIAAITDWYDGHVARKYGLTSMWGRFLDPLADKILVLTAFFVCAFAGEISFWMVWVIVIRDVLVTGLRWYAMFKKQPIRTSYTAKAKTTSQMVTLFVLIAYPIMVDFANRGVIWLAGIVRVFESLAIIDILMWIVVLLTVLTGVQYLIENRGHLKTLFWDVFHVFGT; this is encoded by the coding sequence GTGTCGTTGCTTAATGCTACACCAAATCAATTGTCGATTATTCGTATCATTTTAACCCCCTTTTTTGCATGGACATTCCTTACCGACAACCTTCATTGGAAAATTGTTTCTGCCGTTATTTTTACAATTGCCGCAATTACCGATTGGTACGACGGCCATGTGGCCCGCAAATACGGGCTCACCAGCATGTGGGGGCGATTTCTGGATCCCCTGGCCGATAAAATTCTGGTTCTGACCGCCTTCTTTGTCTGTGCCTTTGCCGGCGAAATTTCCTTCTGGATGGTCTGGGTCATTGTGATTCGCGATGTTCTGGTGACCGGATTGCGGTGGTATGCCATGTTCAAAAAACAGCCTATTCGCACCTCCTACACGGCCAAGGCAAAAACAACCAGCCAGATGGTCACACTTTTTGTCCTGATTGCGTATCCGATCATGGTGGATTTTGCGAATCGGGGTGTCATTTGGCTGGCCGGAATTGTCCGCGTTTTCGAATCACTGGCCATTATTGACATCCTGATGTGGATTGTCGTTCTTTTAACGGTTTTGACGGGCGTTCAATATTTGATTGAAAATAGGGGACATCTGAAAACGCTGTTCTGGGATGTCTTTCATGTATTCGGTACATAG
- a CDS encoding phosphatidylglycerophosphatase A, with amino-acid sequence MKTWIAKFLSTTAFTGLFPIAPGTVGSLVTLALLWFLPPLSPSLLLSAALIVFLVGIWSSGITEKAMGKEDPGSVNIDEDLGMLISLVALPKTVLWWGAAFLIFRFLDITKPWPAKQSQALGGGLGIMIDDVIVAVYTNLLLQLVRVFF; translated from the coding sequence ATGAAAACATGGATCGCCAAATTCTTATCGACAACAGCTTTTACCGGATTGTTTCCAATTGCTCCCGGAACCGTGGGAAGCCTGGTCACCCTTGCCCTCTTGTGGTTTCTGCCGCCCCTTTCTCCCTCCCTTCTGCTGAGTGCCGCCCTGATCGTATTTTTGGTTGGAATCTGGAGCTCGGGCATCACCGAAAAAGCCATGGGAAAAGAAGATCCCGGATCCGTTAACATCGATGAAGACCTTGGGATGTTGATTTCACTTGTTGCCCTGCCCAAAACGGTTCTCTGGTGGGGAGCGGCTTTTTTGATTTTTAGATTTCTGGATATTACCAAGCCCTGGCCGGCTAAACAGTCCCAGGCCCTGGGCGGAGGGTTGGGCATTATGATAGACGATGTTATTGTCGCTGTTTACACCAATCTTCTCTTACAGCTTGTGCGGGTGTTTTTCTGA